In the genome of Streptomyces globosus, one region contains:
- a CDS encoding prenyltransferase/squalene oxidase repeat-containing protein, which translates to MNVRRSAAALAASAVLCAGAAPAALAAPATPSPSAPPVVPSGLYGKNDPTYDGVWRQSIALLAQHTVGVKPAKEAVAWLAGQQCANGGFASFRADASAACGEQTVYDTNATAVAVQALKALGGQDAAAKKGADWLKSVQNEDGGWAYVPGSPSEASSTAVVISALAAAGEKPAEVRSKAGKSAYDGLLAFRLPCSAEPATDRGAFAYQPVDGKLLANADATAAATLAALGKGIVVAPAAKDTPAGTECTDGAAPEAAAEAAAGHLAAALKKDGHLTAVAPGADQPAPDTGNTADAVLALVAAGHKQSAAGAVEWLKGNSADWAKGSPAALGTLVLVAHATGTDPKAFGGADLVTALNATGPAPQAAAGSATDEPAKQDDDGGEGSGGQGVWWMIAVGAAAGMGIGILLSGRRKKNQL; encoded by the coding sequence ATGAACGTCCGCCGCAGCGCAGCCGCGCTCGCCGCCTCCGCCGTGCTGTGCGCCGGCGCCGCCCCCGCAGCCCTCGCCGCGCCGGCCACGCCGTCGCCGTCGGCGCCGCCCGTCGTCCCGTCGGGCCTGTACGGCAAGAACGACCCCACCTACGACGGGGTGTGGCGGCAGTCGATCGCGCTGCTCGCCCAGCACACCGTCGGGGTGAAGCCCGCCAAGGAGGCGGTGGCCTGGCTGGCCGGCCAGCAGTGCGCGAACGGCGGATTCGCCTCCTTCCGCGCCGACGCCTCCGCGGCGTGCGGCGAGCAGACCGTGTACGACACGAACGCCACCGCGGTGGCCGTGCAGGCGCTGAAGGCCCTCGGCGGGCAGGACGCCGCGGCGAAGAAGGGCGCGGACTGGCTGAAGTCCGTCCAGAACGAGGACGGCGGCTGGGCGTACGTCCCGGGCTCGCCGAGCGAGGCCAGCTCCACCGCCGTCGTCATCAGCGCCCTCGCCGCCGCCGGCGAGAAGCCGGCCGAGGTGAGGTCGAAGGCCGGCAAGTCCGCGTACGACGGCCTGCTCGCCTTCCGCCTGCCCTGCTCCGCGGAGCCCGCCACGGACCGCGGCGCGTTCGCCTACCAGCCGGTGGACGGCAAGCTCCTCGCCAACGCCGACGCGACGGCCGCCGCGACGCTGGCCGCCCTCGGCAAGGGCATCGTGGTCGCCCCCGCCGCGAAGGACACCCCGGCGGGCACCGAGTGCACCGACGGCGCCGCCCCCGAGGCCGCCGCCGAGGCCGCCGCAGGGCACCTGGCCGCCGCGCTGAAGAAGGACGGCCACCTCACCGCCGTCGCCCCCGGCGCCGACCAGCCGGCCCCCGACACCGGCAACACCGCCGACGCGGTCCTCGCCCTGGTCGCGGCCGGGCACAAGCAGTCCGCGGCCGGCGCGGTGGAGTGGCTGAAGGGCAACTCGGCCGACTGGGCCAAGGGCAGCCCGGCCGCCCTCGGCACCCTCGTCCTCGTCGCGCACGCCACGGGCACCGACCCGAAGGCGTTCGGCGGGGCGGACCTGGTCACCGCCCTGAACGCGACGGGCCCCGCCCCGCAGGCCGCCGCCGGCTCCGCGACGGACGAGCCCGCGAAGCAGGACGACGACGGCGGGGAGGGCTCCGGAGGCCAGGGCGTCTGGTGGATGATCGCCGTCGGCGCGGCCGCCGGCATGGGCATCGGCATCCTGCTGAGCGGCCGCCGGAAGAAGAACCAGCTCTGA
- a CDS encoding SCO2322 family protein, with the protein MRRGLTPLRPAAAAAAALLSVPALLLASAPAHAAGYRYWSYWDGAAAGGWQYAQVGPSMARPADGSVQGFRFAVSADAAAQAAQPRTPADFTAVCAATPAAEGRKRIAVVVDFGVPADAPAGEAPPQDAPRTACAQVAPDASAAEALAAVAKPLRYDGSALLCAISGYPRQGCGEQIAQEPDPAAAPTGKPAAAEPEAGADGSGWTGPLAGGAVLAAVAGAAVWQSRRRSR; encoded by the coding sequence ATGCGCCGCGGCCTGACCCCCCTCCGCCCCGCCGCCGCTGCGGCGGCGGCCCTGCTGTCCGTGCCGGCCCTGCTCCTGGCGTCCGCCCCCGCCCACGCGGCGGGCTACCGCTACTGGTCGTACTGGGACGGCGCAGCCGCAGGCGGCTGGCAGTACGCCCAGGTCGGGCCGTCGATGGCCCGCCCCGCGGACGGCTCCGTGCAGGGCTTCCGCTTCGCGGTCAGCGCGGACGCGGCGGCTCAGGCCGCCCAGCCCCGCACCCCGGCCGACTTCACGGCCGTCTGCGCCGCCACCCCGGCCGCGGAGGGCCGCAAGCGCATAGCCGTCGTCGTCGACTTCGGCGTCCCCGCCGACGCGCCGGCGGGCGAGGCACCGCCGCAGGACGCCCCGCGCACCGCCTGCGCCCAGGTCGCCCCGGACGCCAGCGCCGCGGAGGCGCTGGCCGCGGTGGCGAAGCCGCTGCGCTACGACGGGTCGGCGCTGCTGTGCGCGATCTCCGGCTACCCCCGGCAGGGCTGCGGCGAGCAGATCGCGCAGGAGCCCGACCCGGCGGCCGCGCCGACCGGGAAGCCCGCGGCCGCGGAACCGGAAGCCGGGGCCGACGGCAGCGGCTGGACCGGTCCGCTGGCGGGCGGGGCGGTTCTGGCCGCGGTCGCCGGCGCGGCGGTCTGGCAGTCCCGCCGCCGCTCCCGGTGA
- a CDS encoding energy-coupling factor transporter transmembrane protein EcfT, with protein sequence MRAPLARRGNALHAGAWWLWALGLAAAASRTTNPLLLGLIAAVAGYVVAARRTSAPWARSYGAFLKLGLFVIGLRVLFSALLGSPLPGTHVLFTLPEVPLPDWAQGVRLGGRVTAEQLVFAFYDGARLAVLLACVGAANALAGPARLLKSLPAALYEAGVAVVVAMTFAPNMVADVARLRTARRLRGRPTGGVRAVLQIGLPVLEGALERSVAVAASMDARGYGRTAGVPAAVRRTTACLTLGGLLGMCAGTYGLLAAEGAAYGVPALLAGLALAVAGLRLGGRRSVRTRYRPDRWGVRAWLVAGSGAAVAVLLAYAAGADPQALRPGVIPLAAPEFPPGPAAAVLIGLLPAFVAPVPSEESSP encoded by the coding sequence CTGCGGGCCCCGCTGGCACGGCGGGGCAACGCGCTGCACGCCGGGGCGTGGTGGCTGTGGGCACTCGGCCTGGCCGCAGCGGCCTCCCGGACCACCAACCCGCTCCTCCTCGGCCTGATCGCGGCGGTCGCCGGCTACGTGGTGGCCGCGCGGCGCACCTCCGCGCCGTGGGCCCGCTCGTACGGGGCGTTCCTCAAGCTGGGCCTCTTCGTCATCGGGCTGCGCGTGCTCTTCTCCGCCCTGCTCGGCTCGCCGCTGCCGGGCACGCACGTGCTGTTCACCCTGCCCGAGGTGCCGCTGCCGGACTGGGCACAGGGGGTCCGGCTCGGCGGGCGGGTCACCGCCGAGCAGCTCGTGTTCGCGTTCTACGACGGCGCCAGGCTGGCCGTCCTGCTGGCCTGCGTGGGCGCGGCGAACGCGCTCGCCGGCCCGGCCCGGCTGCTGAAGTCCCTGCCTGCCGCCCTGTACGAGGCCGGGGTGGCGGTCGTCGTCGCCATGACGTTCGCGCCGAACATGGTCGCGGACGTGGCCCGGCTGCGGACGGCCCGCCGGCTGCGCGGCCGCCCGACCGGCGGGGTCCGGGCCGTCCTCCAGATCGGCCTGCCGGTGCTGGAGGGCGCCCTGGAGCGGTCCGTCGCCGTGGCCGCCTCGATGGACGCGCGCGGCTACGGCCGTACCGCCGGAGTCCCGGCCGCCGTCCGCCGTACGACCGCCTGCCTCACGCTCGGCGGCCTGCTCGGGATGTGCGCGGGCACGTACGGGCTGCTGGCCGCGGAGGGCGCCGCGTACGGGGTGCCGGCGCTGCTCGCCGGCCTGGCCCTGGCCGTGGCGGGGCTGCGCCTCGGCGGCCGGCGCAGCGTGCGGACCCGCTACCGGCCCGACCGGTGGGGGGTGCGGGCGTGGCTGGTCGCGGGCTCCGGCGCGGCCGTCGCCGTGCTGCTCGCGTACGCCGCGGGCGCCGACCCGCAGGCGCTGCGGCCGGGCGTCATCCCGCTGGCGGCGCCGGAGTTCCCGCCGGGTCCTGCGGCCGCCGTCCTGATCGGCCTGCTTCCCGCCTTCGTGGCACCCGTACCATCCGAGGAGTCGTCCCCGTGA
- a CDS encoding ABC transporter ATP-binding protein, translating to MIRFEQVSVTYDGALRPALGGVDLTVPEGELTLLVGPSGVGKSTLLGTVSGLVPHFTGGTLRGRVTVAGRDTRTHRPRELADVVGTVGQDPRAHFVTDVVEDELAYGMESLGLPPAVMRRRVEETLDLLGLNELRDRPLSALSGGQQQRVAIGSVLTAHPRVLVLDEPTSALDPAAAEEVLAVLQRLVHDLGTTVLMAEHRLERVVQYADRVLLLPGPGAAPVLGAPQEVMAVSPVRPPVVSLGRLAGWSPLPLSVRDARRLADPLRARLAAAGSGSMPGPGSGQEPAGRAVGPVPVSLPAAAPAPAAAPRPGGLLARLLRRGGATAPAAAPSAASDAAVARVRGLSVRRGRAEVLHGVDLEVAGGETVALMGRNGAGKSTLLSTLVGTLAPASGEVSVGGLAPHRTAPAEMVRRVGLVPQDPRDLLYADTVAGECAAADADAGAAPGSCRALVSALLPEVADGTHPRDLSEGQRLALALALVLTGRPRLLLLDEPTRGLDYAAKARLVGILRALVAEGHGIVLATHDVELAAELADRVVVLAGGEVVADGPTAEVVVSSPAFAPQVAKVLAPGRWLTVAEVARALDGPPLPAGADGPEGAAGAAGPEAAR from the coding sequence GTGATCCGTTTCGAGCAGGTGTCGGTCACGTACGACGGCGCCTTGCGGCCGGCGCTGGGCGGCGTCGACCTCACCGTTCCCGAGGGGGAGCTGACGCTGCTCGTCGGCCCGTCGGGGGTCGGCAAGTCCACCCTCCTCGGGACCGTATCCGGGCTGGTGCCGCACTTCACGGGCGGCACCCTCCGCGGGCGGGTCACGGTCGCCGGGCGCGACACGCGCACGCACCGGCCGCGGGAGCTCGCCGACGTCGTCGGCACGGTCGGGCAGGACCCGCGGGCCCACTTCGTGACGGACGTGGTGGAGGACGAGCTGGCGTACGGGATGGAGTCGCTGGGCCTGCCGCCGGCCGTGATGCGCCGCCGCGTCGAGGAGACCCTCGACCTGCTGGGCCTGAACGAGCTGCGGGACCGCCCGCTGTCCGCGCTGTCCGGCGGGCAGCAACAGCGGGTCGCGATCGGCTCCGTCCTCACCGCGCACCCGCGGGTGCTGGTACTGGACGAGCCGACCTCCGCGCTGGACCCGGCCGCGGCCGAGGAGGTCCTCGCGGTGCTCCAGCGCCTGGTGCACGACCTCGGCACGACGGTGCTGATGGCGGAGCACCGGCTGGAGCGGGTCGTCCAGTACGCCGACCGCGTGCTGCTCCTGCCCGGCCCGGGCGCGGCCCCGGTGCTGGGGGCGCCTCAGGAGGTGATGGCCGTCTCGCCCGTCCGCCCTCCGGTGGTCTCGCTGGGCCGGCTGGCGGGCTGGTCGCCGCTGCCGCTGTCGGTGCGCGACGCCCGCCGCCTCGCGGACCCGCTGCGCGCCCGGCTTGCCGCGGCGGGGTCCGGGTCGATGCCGGGGCCGGGGTCCGGGCAGGAGCCGGCGGGCCGCGCGGTCGGCCCCGTACCCGTGTCCCTGCCCGCGGCGGCTCCCGCGCCTGCGGCCGCGCCCCGGCCGGGCGGGCTCCTGGCACGGCTGCTCCGCCGCGGCGGTGCGACCGCACCCGCCGCCGCGCCCTCCGCCGCCTCGGACGCCGCGGTGGCGCGGGTGCGCGGCCTGTCGGTGCGGCGGGGCCGTGCCGAGGTGCTGCACGGTGTGGACCTGGAGGTGGCGGGCGGCGAGACGGTGGCGCTGATGGGCCGCAACGGCGCCGGGAAGTCGACGCTGCTCTCCACCCTCGTGGGGACCCTCGCCCCTGCCTCGGGGGAGGTGTCGGTCGGCGGCCTGGCCCCGCACCGCACGGCCCCGGCCGAGATGGTGCGCCGCGTCGGCCTCGTCCCGCAGGATCCGCGCGACCTGCTGTACGCGGACACGGTGGCCGGGGAGTGTGCCGCCGCGGACGCGGACGCCGGCGCGGCCCCCGGGTCCTGCCGGGCCCTGGTGTCGGCGCTGCTGCCCGAGGTGGCCGACGGGACGCATCCGCGGGACCTGTCCGAGGGGCAGCGCCTGGCGCTCGCCCTGGCGCTGGTCCTGACGGGCCGGCCGCGGCTCCTGCTGCTCGACGAGCCGACGCGGGGCCTGGACTATGCGGCGAAGGCCCGCCTGGTGGGCATCCTGCGCGCGCTGGTGGCGGAGGGGCACGGCATCGTCCTTGCGACGCACGACGTGGAGCTTGCGGCGGAGCTCGCCGACCGGGTGGTGGTCCTCGCGGGCGGGGAGGTCGTCGCGGACGGCCCGACCGCCGAGGTGGTGGTGTCGTCGCCGGCGTTCGCCCCGCAGGTCGCGAAGGTGCTGGCGCCGGGCCGCTGGCTGACGGTGGCCGAGGTGGCGCGCGCCCTGGACGGGCCGCCCCTGCCGGCCGGCGCCGATGGGCCGGAGGGTGCGGCGGGTGCCGCGGGGCCGGAGGCGGCGCGGTGA
- a CDS encoding ECF transporter S component, which translates to MSRPVRIGPRAAAALVLVSLIGVAAFGWPLLADAGSGLAHAQDAPWLFAALLPLLVAVVVATIADQGLDAKAVAMLGVLAAVGAALRPLGAGTAGLEPMFFLMALSGRVLGPGFGFVLGAVTMFASALLTGGVGPWMPFQMLAMGWFALGAGLLPGARRIRGRAELAMLAAYGFAGSFAYGTVMNLQGWVLLQGMGQGISFHPGDPVGANLARFLAYCAATSLGWDLGRAVLTVVLTLLLGGTLLKALRRATRKAAFEAPVSFDPGAGSGPDHTTKGA; encoded by the coding sequence GTGAGCCGGCCCGTCCGTATCGGGCCGCGCGCGGCGGCCGCCCTGGTGCTGGTCTCGCTGATCGGTGTGGCCGCGTTCGGCTGGCCGCTGCTGGCCGACGCCGGGTCCGGGCTCGCACACGCGCAGGACGCGCCGTGGCTGTTCGCCGCGCTGCTGCCGCTGCTCGTCGCCGTGGTCGTCGCGACCATCGCCGACCAGGGCCTCGACGCCAAGGCGGTCGCGATGCTGGGGGTCCTCGCCGCGGTGGGGGCCGCGCTGCGGCCGCTGGGAGCGGGGACGGCCGGCCTGGAGCCGATGTTCTTCCTGATGGCGCTGAGCGGGCGCGTCCTCGGCCCCGGCTTCGGGTTCGTGCTGGGCGCGGTGACGATGTTCGCGTCCGCCCTGCTGACCGGCGGGGTCGGGCCGTGGATGCCGTTCCAGATGCTGGCGATGGGCTGGTTCGCGCTGGGCGCGGGGCTGCTGCCGGGGGCGCGGCGGATCCGGGGCCGGGCGGAGCTGGCGATGCTGGCGGCGTACGGGTTCGCGGGCTCGTTCGCGTACGGGACGGTCATGAACCTGCAGGGCTGGGTGCTGCTCCAGGGCATGGGCCAGGGCATCTCCTTCCACCCGGGGGACCCGGTCGGGGCGAACCTCGCGCGGTTCCTGGCGTACTGCGCGGCGACGTCCCTGGGCTGGGACCTGGGGCGGGCCGTCCTGACGGTGGTGCTGACGCTGCTGCTGGGCGGGACGCTGCTGAAGGCGCTGCGGCGGGCGACTCGCAAAGCGGCGTTCGAGGCGCCCGTTTCCTTCGATCCGGGGGCCGGAAGTGGCCCCGACCACACAACAAAAGGGGCATAG
- a CDS encoding transglycosylase SLT domain-containing protein encodes MSISVIRRIAASKKTLAGTVVGLAAAGSMLAAVPAQAAPTSAKAIAQQMIKDPAQFAAFDKIISRESGWDHTATNASSGAYGLVQALPASKMASAGSDWKTNPATQIKWGLDYMNERYGSPVGAWNFWQANHWY; translated from the coding sequence GTGTCCATCTCCGTCATCCGCCGCATCGCCGCTTCCAAGAAGACCCTCGCGGGTACCGTCGTCGGCCTTGCCGCCGCCGGTTCCATGCTGGCCGCCGTTCCCGCGCAGGCCGCCCCGACGAGCGCCAAGGCGATCGCCCAGCAGATGATCAAGGACCCGGCCCAGTTCGCCGCCTTCGACAAGATCATCTCCCGCGAGAGCGGTTGGGACCACACGGCGACGAACGCGTCCTCCGGCGCGTACGGCCTGGTCCAGGCCCTGCCGGCCTCCAAGATGGCCTCGGCCGGCTCCGACTGGAAGACGAACCCGGCCACCCAGATCAAGTGGGGCCTGGACTACATGAACGAGCGCTACGGCTCCCCGGTCGGCGCCTGGAACTTCTGGCAGGCCAACCACTGGTACTAA
- a CDS encoding steroid 3-ketoacyl-CoA thiolase — MAAEPVIVEAVRTPIGRRGGVLANLHPAYLLGETYRELLARTGIQPDCVEQIVGGTVTHAGEQSMNPARTAWLAMGLPYETAATTVDCQCGSSQQANHMVANMVAGGVIDIGIACGVEAMSRVPLGAGSKHGPGKPFPDEWNVDLPNQFEAAERIARRRGLSREDVDRLGLLSQQRAAAAWAEERFKRETFAVQVPTTEEEQAAGQGMWRLVHRDEGLRDTGMDALAGLKAVMPTAIHTAGNSSQISDGAAALMWASRRMARALKLKPRARIVAQALVGADPHYHLDGPVDATRAVLGKAGMSLKDIDIVEVNEAFASVVLSWAQVFEQDLDKVNVNGGAIALGHPVGATGARLITTALHELERRDREFALITMCAGGAQATGTIIQRL, encoded by the coding sequence ATGGCCGCGGAACCCGTCATCGTCGAAGCCGTACGCACGCCGATCGGCAGGCGCGGGGGCGTCCTCGCCAACCTGCACCCCGCGTACCTGCTCGGCGAGACCTACCGCGAGCTCCTCGCCCGTACGGGCATCCAGCCCGACTGCGTCGAGCAGATCGTCGGCGGCACCGTCACCCACGCGGGCGAGCAGTCCATGAACCCCGCCCGCACGGCGTGGCTCGCGATGGGACTGCCGTACGAGACCGCGGCGACGACCGTGGACTGCCAGTGCGGCAGCTCCCAGCAGGCCAACCACATGGTGGCGAACATGGTCGCCGGCGGCGTCATCGACATCGGGATCGCCTGCGGCGTCGAGGCGATGAGCCGGGTCCCGCTGGGCGCCGGATCCAAGCACGGGCCCGGCAAGCCGTTCCCCGACGAGTGGAACGTCGACCTGCCCAACCAGTTCGAGGCCGCCGAGCGCATCGCCCGCCGCAGGGGCCTGTCCCGCGAGGACGTCGACCGGCTCGGCCTGCTCTCCCAGCAGCGCGCCGCTGCCGCCTGGGCCGAGGAGCGGTTCAAGCGCGAGACGTTCGCCGTGCAGGTCCCCACCACCGAGGAGGAGCAGGCCGCCGGCCAGGGCATGTGGCGGCTGGTGCACCGCGACGAGGGGCTGCGCGACACCGGCATGGATGCGCTGGCCGGGCTCAAGGCCGTCATGCCGACCGCGATCCACACCGCCGGGAACTCCTCGCAGATCTCCGACGGGGCCGCCGCGCTGATGTGGGCCTCCCGCCGGATGGCGCGCGCCCTGAAGCTGAAGCCCCGCGCGCGGATCGTCGCGCAGGCGCTCGTCGGGGCCGACCCGCACTACCACCTGGACGGGCCGGTCGACGCGACGCGGGCCGTGCTCGGCAAGGCCGGCATGTCCCTCAAGGACATCGACATCGTCGAGGTGAACGAGGCGTTCGCCTCCGTCGTCCTCAGCTGGGCGCAGGTCTTCGAGCAGGACCTCGACAAGGTCAACGTCAACGGCGGGGCCATCGCGCTCGGGCACCCGGTCGGCGCGACCGGCGCCCGGCTCATCACCACCGCGCTGCACGAGCTGGAACGCCGCGACAGGGAGTTCGCGCTGATCACCATGTGCGCGGGGGGCGCCCAGGCGACCGGCACGATCATCCAGCGGCTGTGA
- a CDS encoding cytochrome P450, producing MTCPALPEGFDATDPDLLRERVPLPEFARLRQTAPVWWCPQERGTTGFDDDGYWAVTRHADVRYVSTHPELFSSATNTAIIRFNGGIAREQIDAQRLIMLNMDPPEHTRVRQIVQRGFTPRAVRGLEGALRERARRIAEQARATAAAAAGGDGGSGDGGFDFVTQVACELPLQAIAELIGVPQEDRLRIFDWSNKMIAYDDPEYAITEAVGAEAAMELIGYAMHLSAARKECPAKDIVTQLVAAEGQGNLGSDEFGFFVLLLAVAGNETTRNAISHGMHAFLTHPEQWELYKATRPATAAEEIVRWATPVVSFQRTATRDTELGGQKIRAGDRVGLFYASANHDPEVFTDPDAFDITRDPNPHLGFGGGGPHFCLGKSLAVMEIDLIFNAVADHLPDLRLTGPAPRRLRAAWLNGIKELRVSHP from the coding sequence ATGACCTGTCCCGCGCTGCCCGAAGGCTTCGACGCCACCGACCCCGACCTCCTCCGGGAGCGGGTCCCCCTCCCGGAGTTCGCGCGGCTGCGGCAGACCGCACCGGTGTGGTGGTGCCCCCAGGAGCGCGGCACCACCGGCTTCGACGACGACGGCTACTGGGCCGTGACCCGGCACGCGGACGTCCGGTACGTCTCCACGCACCCCGAGCTGTTCTCGTCGGCCACGAACACCGCGATCATCCGCTTCAACGGCGGCATCGCGCGCGAGCAGATCGACGCCCAGCGGCTGATCATGCTGAACATGGACCCGCCCGAGCACACCCGGGTGCGCCAGATCGTCCAGCGCGGCTTCACGCCGCGGGCCGTCCGCGGCCTGGAGGGCGCCCTGCGCGAGCGGGCGCGCCGCATCGCGGAGCAGGCCCGCGCCACGGCGGCAGCGGCAGCGGGCGGAGACGGGGGCAGCGGGGACGGGGGGTTCGACTTCGTCACCCAGGTGGCCTGCGAACTCCCCCTCCAGGCCATCGCCGAACTGATCGGCGTCCCCCAGGAGGACCGGCTGCGCATCTTCGACTGGTCGAACAAGATGATCGCCTACGACGACCCCGAGTACGCCATCACCGAAGCGGTCGGCGCCGAGGCCGCCATGGAGCTCATCGGCTACGCGATGCACCTGTCCGCCGCCCGCAAGGAGTGCCCCGCCAAGGACATCGTCACACAGCTCGTCGCCGCGGAGGGCCAGGGCAACCTCGGCAGCGACGAGTTCGGCTTCTTCGTCCTCCTCCTCGCCGTCGCCGGCAACGAGACCACCCGCAACGCCATCAGCCACGGCATGCACGCCTTCCTCACCCACCCCGAGCAGTGGGAGCTGTACAAGGCGACGCGGCCCGCGACGGCCGCCGAGGAGATCGTCCGCTGGGCCACCCCCGTCGTCTCCTTCCAGCGCACCGCCACCCGCGACACCGAACTCGGCGGGCAGAAGATCCGGGCCGGCGACCGGGTCGGCCTGTTCTACGCCTCCGCCAACCACGACCCGGAGGTCTTCACCGACCCGGACGCCTTCGACATCACCCGCGATCCGAACCCGCACCTGGGCTTCGGGGGCGGCGGCCCCCACTTCTGCCTCGGCAAGTCCCTGGCCGTGATGGAGATCGACCTCATCTTCAACGCCGTCGCCGACCACCTCCCCGACCTGCGGCTGACCGGCCCGGCGCCGCGCCGGCTGCGGGCCGCCTGGCTCAACGGCATCAAGGAGCTGCGGGTCAGCCACCCCTGA
- a CDS encoding DUF6193 family natural product biosynthesis protein → MNLQDSGTHAGVEARWQRLPTTWRLMVERGGSQAAAGRGVLALIEAAAAQPELRRLYPFTSHCVLRFGSRGGVPTEADAPALEPTRDGRFRVLSPGLHRVIGEADSAEEAVALAVAQLPPPSA, encoded by the coding sequence ATGAACCTCCAGGACAGCGGAACGCATGCCGGCGTGGAGGCCCGCTGGCAGCGCCTGCCGACGACGTGGCGGCTGATGGTCGAGCGCGGCGGCTCCCAGGCCGCCGCGGGCCGGGGCGTCCTCGCCCTCATCGAAGCCGCCGCCGCGCAACCGGAACTGCGCCGGCTGTACCCGTTCACCAGCCACTGCGTCCTCCGCTTCGGCTCCCGCGGCGGCGTCCCGACCGAGGCGGACGCACCCGCCCTGGAACCGACGCGGGACGGCCGCTTCCGCGTCCTGAGCCCCGGCCTGCACCGCGTCATCGGCGAGGCGGACTCCGCGGAGGAGGCGGTGGCCCTGGCCGTCGCCCAACTCCCCCCGCCCTCCGCCTGA
- a CDS encoding CAP domain-containing protein codes for MGMCIRRARAAALLAAAAAAALAVPPLPAAAAGTAAAQPWEHCEGLGADAYDRPPPADPGRFGYGVLPATAGVYCLVNAERRRLGLRELTDSGELREAANRHVAAALAQKWWPNPQDPQDKRDPHRNPQAAGTGGEQIVNRIRDAGYCRGGRSWGGYEITYNGWAGAGTPRAAVDWWLNRSTGGHAEIIRDPSLTEFGIAPRGGAAERRGAGASDAGTYVVVLGRCER; via the coding sequence ATGGGCATGTGCATCCGGCGCGCCCGCGCCGCCGCCCTGCTTGCCGCCGCCGCGGCTGCCGCGCTCGCGGTTCCGCCGCTGCCGGCCGCCGCGGCCGGTACCGCCGCGGCCCAGCCGTGGGAGCACTGCGAGGGGTTGGGCGCCGACGCCTACGACCGGCCCCCGCCCGCCGATCCCGGCCGGTTCGGATACGGGGTGCTGCCCGCCACCGCGGGCGTCTACTGCCTGGTCAACGCCGAGCGCCGGAGGCTCGGGCTGCGGGAGCTGACGGATTCCGGGGAGCTGCGGGAGGCGGCGAACCGCCATGTGGCGGCGGCTCTCGCCCAGAAGTGGTGGCCGAACCCGCAGGACCCGCAGGACAAGCGGGATCCGCACCGCAATCCGCAGGCCGCCGGGACGGGCGGCGAGCAGATCGTGAACCGGATCCGCGACGCGGGGTACTGCCGGGGCGGCCGGTCGTGGGGCGGCTACGAGATCACGTACAACGGGTGGGCGGGCGCGGGGACGCCCCGCGCGGCCGTGGACTGGTGGCTGAACCGGAGCACCGGCGGCCACGCCGAGATCATCCGGGATCCCTCGCTCACCGAGTTCGGCATCGCGCCGAGGGGCGGCGCTGCGGAGCGCAGGGGCGCCGGGGCGTCCGACGCGGGGACGTACGTGGTCGTGCTGGGGCGCTGCGAGAGGTAG